From one Novosphingobium sp. genomic stretch:
- a CDS encoding DUF6504 family protein, whose amino-acid sequence MTRVASLALPFLSIERLRRLDRPTARPDRVAPTRSSSLPPPAIDDDPGACSVPRGGGWRPGARWARNDTQNGVGQAAAIDALPAHQRPTMREMGRRSEHADHPFKAMPSDEGARGGGGTAMPSASSPMAVLQGGRLTWARPMVLITRSGQREIITSACPLALDLGLHPGMAAAHARALVSDLDVRDAEPEEDAAWLERLALHALGHWTPTVAVSGHDGLWFDLTGTTHLFGGEARFCHRLLRFLSRLGFTASVAVAGTPGAAHALARYGGESMILLPPKEEAHALADLPLAALRLETGALNAAARFGLERIGDLYPMPRGPLGKRLGLSTVMRLDQARGMVAEPIVPVTAFETPSAKRQLLEPIGTADAIAQVIGDLVDDLVIQLQQRRLGLRAAHLTCQLVDGSEQKVGIGTARASRDARHLTRMLVARIERIDPGLGIETMVLIAPHVEDLQASMVAAKLGRDDHAPDLALLVDQLSGRVPPEAVFRLSSHESDVPERAIRRMMPLGEPKGWPAWARPSRLLARPEPLSSVIALLPDHPPRRFSWRGGTYRVVAGDGPERVHGEWWRRPGEMWAVRDYYRVEVEGGARYWIFRRGDGVEEGTGDLSWHLHGVFG is encoded by the coding sequence ATGACAAGGGTTGCCTCGCTCGCCCTGCCCTTTCTATCGATCGAGCGATTGCGCCGGCTGGATCGGCCAACCGCGCGGCCTGATCGCGTCGCACCCACCCGCTCTTCATCGCTCCCGCCCCCGGCCATCGACGACGACCCCGGCGCCTGCTCGGTGCCGCGCGGCGGCGGCTGGCGCCCTGGCGCCCGCTGGGCGCGTAATGATACCCAGAACGGCGTGGGGCAGGCAGCGGCCATCGATGCCCTGCCGGCTCATCAGCGCCCCACCATGCGCGAGATGGGACGGCGCAGCGAACATGCCGATCATCCCTTCAAGGCCATGCCTTCCGATGAAGGCGCGCGTGGCGGTGGTGGCACGGCGATGCCCTCGGCCAGCTCCCCCATGGCCGTGCTGCAGGGCGGGCGCCTGACCTGGGCTCGCCCCATGGTGCTGATCACCCGCAGCGGCCAGCGCGAGATCATCACCTCGGCCTGCCCGCTGGCGCTGGATCTGGGCCTCCACCCCGGCATGGCTGCTGCCCATGCCCGCGCGCTGGTGAGCGATCTCGATGTCCGCGATGCCGAGCCCGAGGAAGATGCTGCATGGCTTGAACGCCTCGCCCTCCATGCCCTTGGTCACTGGACGCCCACGGTAGCTGTCTCCGGGCATGATGGCTTGTGGTTCGATCTTACCGGGACCACCCATCTCTTTGGAGGCGAGGCCCGCTTTTGCCACCGCCTGCTGCGCTTTCTCTCCCGCCTCGGCTTTACCGCCAGCGTGGCGGTAGCGGGGACACCGGGCGCGGCCCATGCCCTGGCCCGCTATGGCGGTGAGTCCATGATCCTGCTGCCACCAAAGGAGGAAGCCCACGCGCTGGCCGATCTGCCGCTGGCCGCCCTGCGCCTCGAAACCGGCGCCCTCAATGCCGCAGCCCGCTTTGGCCTGGAACGCATCGGCGATCTCTATCCCATGCCGCGTGGGCCACTGGGCAAACGTCTGGGCCTCTCGACCGTTATGCGGCTCGATCAGGCTCGCGGCATGGTGGCCGAGCCGATTGTGCCGGTCACCGCTTTCGAAACGCCCAGCGCAAAGCGGCAGCTCCTCGAACCCATCGGCACCGCCGATGCGATCGCTCAGGTCATCGGCGATCTGGTCGATGATCTGGTGATCCAACTCCAGCAGCGGCGCCTTGGGCTGCGCGCTGCCCATCTCACCTGCCAGCTGGTCGATGGCAGCGAGCAGAAGGTGGGTATCGGCACCGCGCGGGCGAGCCGAGACGCCAGGCACCTTACCCGCATGCTGGTCGCGCGGATCGAGCGCATCGATCCTGGTCTCGGCATCGAGACGATGGTGCTGATCGCACCGCATGTTGAGGATCTGCAGGCCAGCATGGTGGCAGCCAAGCTGGGGCGTGACGATCATGCGCCAGATCTGGCTCTGTTGGTCGATCAGCTAAGCGGGCGCGTGCCCCCTGAAGCCGTCTTCCGCCTCTCCTCTCATGAGAGCGATGTGCCTGAGCGGGCGATCCGCCGAATGATGCCCCTGGGTGAGCCCAAGGGCTGGCCAGCATGGGCGCGCCCGTCCCGGTTGCTCGCCCGGCCCGAACCCCTGAGCAGCGTGATCGCGCTGTTGCCCGATCACCCGCCCCGCCGCTTTTCCTGGCGCGGCGGGACCTATCGGGTCGTGGCCGGTGACGGCCCCGAACGCGTGCATGGAGAATGGTGGCGGCGGCCTGGCGAGATGTGGGCGGTCAGGGACTATTACCGGGTGGAGGTGGAGGGCGGCGCGCGCTACTGGATCTTCCGGCGCGGGGATGGTGTCGAGGAAGGCACCGGCGATCTCTCCTGGCATCTGCATGGCGTGTTCGGCTGA
- a CDS encoding protein ImuA produces the protein MSTQPALPSPSQEQLDALRAKLTSARASRGPVLPFGVPMLDERLAFGGLDGAGLHEVAAASSKLSDDAAATLFAAGIAARFASSGFTVLWAVSRFDLYAPGLEQVGLGPSRLLYAEGKKDQEVLAIAEDGLRDGSLACVIAEVRSADMTATRRLQLAASDGQTPMLLYRRHRARDQCPLTQNSSAMTRWRIGCLPSAPLPHPGVGRARWSVELARQRGGNPFSLDLDACDDKGCLARPALSIDRAIAPAGSANRAA, from the coding sequence ATGTCCACCCAGCCTGCCCTCCCCTCCCCAAGCCAGGAACAGCTCGACGCCCTGCGCGCGAAGCTGACCTCGGCGCGTGCGAGCCGGGGGCCGGTCCTGCCCTTTGGTGTGCCGATGCTCGACGAGCGGCTCGCCTTCGGCGGGCTTGATGGCGCGGGCCTTCATGAGGTTGCGGCGGCATCCTCAAAGCTGAGCGATGATGCTGCAGCCACGCTCTTTGCCGCTGGCATCGCAGCGCGCTTTGCCAGCTCGGGGTTTACCGTGCTCTGGGCGGTTTCGCGCTTCGACCTTTATGCCCCCGGTCTCGAACAGGTTGGCCTGGGCCCTTCCCGGCTGCTCTATGCGGAGGGGAAGAAAGATCAGGAGGTGCTGGCAATCGCCGAGGACGGCTTGCGCGATGGTTCGCTGGCCTGCGTCATCGCTGAAGTGCGCTCAGCCGATATGACTGCCACAAGACGGCTTCAACTGGCGGCCAGCGACGGGCAGACGCCGATGCTGCTCTACCGGCGACATCGCGCGCGTGATCAGTGCCCGCTCACCCAGAACTCTTCCGCCATGACCCGCTGGCGCATTGGCTGCCTGCCTTCGGCGCCCCTGCCGCACCCCGGCGTCGGCCGGGCACGCTGGTCAGTCGAACTTGCCCGCCAGCGTGGCGGCAATCCCTTTTCTCTCGATCTGGACGCCTGTGATGACAAGGGTTGCCTCGCTCGCCCTGCCCTTTCTATCGATCGAGCGATTGCGCCGGCTGGATCGGCCAACCGCGCGGCCTGA
- a CDS encoding DUF3429 family protein translates to MSKSISKPTAIPTDSLIFGYLPMLPFVLGAAGSWFAPALRGVAVNLTVIWGCLILAFVGGVRRGFGFGRSEASLASELWTMALYVSIAGLALILGWIGLLPQSLALLAIGFALVSVLDHRAAKAGNAPAHFASLRPIQMPIASLALLLVMTRILMD, encoded by the coding sequence ATGAGCAAATCCATCTCGAAACCCACCGCCATTCCGACGGACAGCCTGATCTTCGGCTATCTTCCGATGTTGCCTTTCGTGCTGGGCGCTGCGGGAAGCTGGTTCGCGCCCGCGCTGCGAGGAGTGGCGGTCAATCTCACGGTGATCTGGGGCTGCCTAATCCTTGCCTTTGTCGGCGGCGTCAGGCGGGGTTTCGGATTTGGCCGGAGCGAGGCGTCGCTGGCCAGTGAGCTATGGACGATGGCGCTTTACGTCTCGATAGCCGGGCTGGCTCTCATCCTGGGTTGGATAGGCCTGCTGCCCCAGTCGCTGGCTTTGCTGGCGATCGGCTTCGCGCTGGTTTCCGTGCTGGATCATCGTGCGGCCAAGGCGGGCAATGCGCCTGCCCATTTCGCCAGCCTGAGGCCCATTCAGATGCCGATCGCATCCCTGGCACTGCTTCTCGTTATGACCCGGATTCTGATGGACTGA
- a CDS encoding aldo/keto reductase, whose protein sequence is MKTITLPDGTAVPALGQGTWMLAEDHARRAEEIAALREGIARGMTLIDTAEMYGEGAAETLVGEAIAGQRDEVFLVSKAYPQNASARRLRTTCEASLKRLGTDRLDLYLLHWRGNVSLGETVEAMERLVEAGLILRWGVSNLDIGDMEELIAQGGQHCATDQILYNLTRRAPELDLLPWLADHAMPVMAYSPIEQGRLLSHRMLKEIARRHDASPAQIALAWLLRQPGILPIPKAGSIDHVRDNRAAAALELTDGDMAALESSFPSPIKRSPLEML, encoded by the coding sequence ATGAAGACGATCACGCTCCCCGATGGAACCGCCGTCCCCGCCCTGGGCCAAGGCACCTGGATGCTCGCAGAGGATCACGCCCGCCGGGCTGAGGAGATCGCGGCCCTGCGCGAAGGCATCGCGCGCGGCATGACGCTGATCGACACCGCCGAGATGTACGGCGAAGGCGCAGCCGAAACGCTGGTTGGTGAAGCCATCGCCGGTCAGCGCGACGAGGTCTTCCTGGTCAGCAAGGCCTATCCCCAGAATGCTTCGGCCCGGCGCTTGCGTACCACCTGCGAAGCCAGCCTCAAGCGCCTGGGAACCGATCGCCTCGATCTCTATCTGCTCCACTGGCGCGGCAATGTGTCGCTGGGCGAAACCGTCGAGGCGATGGAAAGACTGGTCGAGGCCGGTCTGATCCTGCGCTGGGGCGTCAGCAATCTTGATATCGGCGATATGGAGGAACTGATCGCTCAGGGTGGCCAGCACTGCGCCACCGATCAGATCCTCTACAACCTCACGCGCCGGGCCCCCGAACTCGATCTGCTGCCGTGGCTTGCCGACCATGCCATGCCGGTGATGGCCTATAGCCCGATCGAGCAGGGCCGCCTGCTCTCGCACCGGATGCTCAAGGAAATTGCCCGCCGCCATGATGCCAGCCCGGCCCAGATCGCTCTGGCATGGCTGCTGCGCCAGCCGGGCATCCTGCCTATCCCCAAGGCAGGATCGATCGACCATGTGCGGGACAATCGCGCGGCGGCGGCTCTGGAGTTGACTGACGGTGACATGGCGGCGCTCGAAAGCAGCTTTCCCAGCCCCATCAAGCGTAGCCCCCTCGAGATGCTGTAA
- a CDS encoding SOS response-associated peptidase family protein, which translates to MCNLYRLRTAKAEISQIFRVEVPAGANFGEEVVKGYPGVMITGGRAQSMNWGFPRVLRGKQGQKLAPTAVNNARSDNLASPFWQSSFETRRCLIPVSQWAEPQGEDRRMTRTWYALPGDMPFAVGGIWRPTDMWGNCYSMVMVPASPQMQEVHDRMPVILRREDWDRWLGGSATQAFDLCRTWEGRLEVERRQDRWVDGQPLLEDEPPKLQDLPLFKDL; encoded by the coding sequence ATGTGTAATCTCTACCGCCTGCGCACCGCCAAAGCGGAGATTTCCCAGATTTTCAGGGTAGAGGTGCCTGCGGGCGCGAATTTCGGCGAAGAGGTGGTCAAGGGCTACCCCGGTGTTATGATCACAGGCGGTCGTGCCCAGTCGATGAATTGGGGCTTCCCTCGCGTACTTCGCGGCAAGCAAGGACAAAAGCTGGCTCCCACGGCAGTCAACAACGCTCGCAGCGACAATCTTGCTTCCCCCTTCTGGCAGAGCAGTTTCGAAACGCGGCGTTGCCTGATCCCGGTGAGCCAATGGGCCGAACCACAGGGCGAGGATAGGCGCATGACCCGCACCTGGTATGCTCTGCCAGGCGACATGCCTTTCGCGGTGGGCGGCATCTGGCGACCGACCGACATGTGGGGCAATTGCTACTCGATGGTCATGGTGCCGGCATCGCCCCAAATGCAGGAAGTTCACGACCGTATGCCGGTGATCCTGCGGCGTGAGGATTGGGATCGCTGGCTTGGAGGCTCTGCTACGCAGGCGTTCGATCTATGCCGGACCTGGGAAGGCAGGCTGGAGGTCGAGCGGAGGCAGGATCGCTGGGTTGATGGGCAACCTCTGCTGGAGGACGAGCCGCCCAAATTGCAAGACCTGCCGCTTTTCAAAGACCTGTAG
- a CDS encoding transposase gives MKDRLEIIARTERRRKFSDAEKTAILNEADTDGVSVRQVAERHEIAESLIYNWRSARRQAAAIASEALEFIPYGAIITTEPAVAPAVAGPKKTQRPVSSPMPSASEDLIRPHPGARPGAIDIDLPSGVRLSVDSYVNERALARVLRAFRDVS, from the coding sequence GTGAAGGACCGCTTGGAGATCATCGCGCGCACCGAACGGCGCAGGAAGTTTTCGGATGCCGAGAAGACGGCAATCCTCAACGAGGCGGATACAGACGGCGTATCGGTCCGTCAGGTCGCTGAGCGCCACGAGATTGCCGAGAGCTTGATCTATAACTGGCGGTCGGCGCGGCGCCAGGCAGCGGCCATCGCCAGTGAAGCGCTGGAGTTCATTCCTTACGGCGCGATCATTACGACGGAGCCTGCAGTTGCGCCAGCGGTGGCGGGCCCCAAGAAGACGCAGCGACCCGTTTCGTCACCGATGCCGTCAGCGTCAGAGGATCTGATCCGCCCACATCCCGGTGCCCGCCCCGGCGCCATAGACATAGACCTACCGAGCGGCGTTCGCCTGTCAGTAGACAGCTATGTCAACGAGAGGGCGCTGGCCCGCGTTCTGCGTGCATTTCGGGACGTCTCGTGA
- the tnpB gene encoding IS66 family insertion sequence element accessory protein TnpB (TnpB, as the term is used for proteins encoded by IS66 family insertion elements, is considered an accessory protein, since TnpC, encoded by a neighboring gene, is a DDE family transposase.), producing MISLAPGTKVYLASKPVSMRLGFDGLAALVRPLFAVEPYGGHVFLFRSKSGNYLKALHWDGTGLCLFAKRLERSRFIWPPLIEGGVVLTPAQFALLIEAMDWRRTVAPEPPRLPVQI from the coding sequence GTGATCTCGCTGGCGCCTGGAACGAAGGTCTACTTGGCAAGCAAGCCGGTCAGCATGCGGCTTGGCTTCGATGGGCTGGCGGCGCTGGTCCGCCCGCTGTTCGCGGTCGAGCCTTACGGCGGGCATGTCTTCCTGTTTCGCAGCAAGAGCGGCAACTACTTGAAGGCGCTACATTGGGATGGGACCGGGCTTTGCCTGTTTGCCAAGCGTTTGGAACGCAGCCGTTTCATCTGGCCGCCACTCATCGAGGGCGGTGTCGTACTGACCCCAGCGCAGTTTGCGCTGCTGATCGAAGCGATGGATTGGCGGCGCACAGTGGCCCCCGAGCCGCCCCGCCTGCCGGTACAGATTTGA
- a CDS encoding IS66 family transposase produces the protein MSPDDLELPTDPAELRAFAETMRARLAASEQALDAERAAHVETREKLETAQHSIKLTALQIEKFKVQLARLRRMKFGQSSERLALQADQLELTLEDLEAEHAHAECVIEGHVSEDAPAKTAPRKPRRAPLPDHLPRDEVMQAAPDADGCSACGGLMGKLGEDVTEVLEYVPGRFRVVRHVRPKLSCNRCDAISQAPAPALPVPRGRAGPGLLAHVIVSKFADHLPLYRQSQIYAREGLEISRSTMADWLGQASWLLQPLVDRIADHVMASVKLHADDTPVPVLAPGTGKTATGRLWVYLRDNRRWSHLDKPAALFRYSPDRKGERPREHLKTFAGFLQADAYAGFERLYASDRTPAPIMPVACWAHARRKLNDVYKADPNSAALEGLQRIGELYDVERQIVREPADFRRKARKLSKLKALNFFAWAEEVLFKASARSPLAEALRYAVKLKPQLLAYTDDGRLEIDNNPAENALRGICLGRKNWLFAGADCGGERAAAMYSLLETAKLNGVNPQEWLADVLDRIGKGHPISRIDELLPWNWATPQA, from the coding sequence GTGTCTCCCGACGATCTCGAACTCCCTACCGATCCCGCAGAACTGCGCGCTTTTGCCGAGACGATGCGCGCACGTCTGGCTGCTTCGGAGCAGGCGCTGGATGCCGAACGGGCGGCCCATGTCGAGACCCGCGAGAAGCTTGAGACGGCCCAGCATTCGATCAAGCTGACCGCGCTGCAGATCGAGAAGTTCAAAGTCCAACTGGCCCGCCTCCGGCGCATGAAGTTCGGTCAGTCGTCGGAGCGCCTTGCTCTTCAGGCCGATCAGCTCGAACTGACGCTGGAGGATCTCGAGGCTGAGCATGCCCATGCCGAGTGTGTGATCGAGGGCCATGTGTCTGAAGATGCCCCGGCCAAGACTGCCCCTCGCAAGCCTCGCCGTGCACCACTGCCCGACCACCTTCCTCGCGATGAGGTTATGCAGGCAGCGCCGGATGCCGACGGCTGTTCCGCCTGTGGGGGCTTAATGGGCAAGCTCGGCGAGGACGTGACCGAAGTGCTGGAATATGTCCCCGGCCGCTTCCGCGTCGTCCGTCACGTCCGACCCAAGCTTTCCTGCAACCGCTGCGATGCGATCAGTCAGGCCCCGGCCCCGGCGCTTCCCGTGCCGCGCGGCCGTGCTGGTCCCGGCCTGCTTGCCCACGTCATCGTCTCCAAGTTCGCCGATCACCTGCCGTTATACCGTCAGTCGCAGATCTACGCCCGCGAAGGTTTGGAGATCAGTCGCTCGACGATGGCGGACTGGCTCGGCCAAGCAAGCTGGTTGCTGCAGCCGCTGGTCGATCGGATCGCCGATCACGTCATGGCCAGCGTGAAGCTCCATGCCGATGACACCCCCGTCCCGGTGCTGGCGCCGGGGACCGGCAAGACGGCGACCGGCAGACTATGGGTCTACCTTCGCGACAACCGACGATGGAGCCACTTGGACAAGCCGGCTGCACTATTCCGCTATAGCCCCGATCGCAAGGGTGAGCGCCCGCGCGAACACCTCAAAACCTTTGCGGGCTTCCTGCAGGCCGATGCCTATGCAGGTTTCGAGCGCCTGTACGCAAGTGACCGCACGCCAGCGCCGATAATGCCGGTGGCCTGCTGGGCGCATGCCCGGCGCAAGCTTAACGATGTCTACAAGGCGGACCCGAACTCAGCCGCGCTGGAGGGCTTGCAGCGGATCGGCGAGCTTTACGACGTCGAGAGACAGATCGTGCGTGAGCCGGCGGATTTCCGCCGCAAGGCTCGCAAGCTCTCGAAGCTCAAGGCCTTGAATTTCTTCGCCTGGGCGGAAGAGGTGTTGTTCAAGGCATCGGCCCGCTCACCACTGGCGGAGGCGCTGCGCTATGCGGTGAAGCTGAAGCCTCAATTGCTCGCTTACACCGACGACGGCAGGTTAGAGATAGACAACAATCCGGCAGAGAATGCCCTCCGTGGCATCTGCCTCGGCCGCAAAAATTGGCTCTTTGCAGGTGCCGATTGTGGTGGTGAACGTGCCGCAGCCATGTATTCTCTGCTCGAGACCGCCAAGCTTAACGGCGTCAATCCGCAGGAATGGCTAGCCGATGTACTCGACCGCATCGGCAAGGGGCATCCGATCAGCCGGATCGACGAGCTGTTGCCTTGGAACTGGGCCACCCCGCAGGCGTGA
- a CDS encoding alpha-ketoglutarate-dependent dioxygenase AlkB — MTDLFGTSVLPGFSSEEGIISAPEENSLITRIHEQHLSPFRFQGWEGKRLTTSFGWSYDFDKGEAGRAPPIPEWLLPLRGRAAAFAGLAELDLVQALLIRYDPGAGIGWHRDRPIFEHVIGISLGVPAEMRFRKRLETGFQRVSMPLPPRSIYHLEGEARHLWEHGIAEMAQTRWSITFRSLSQRGKRELGVPG; from the coding sequence ATGACGGATCTGTTCGGCACATCGGTCCTGCCCGGTTTCTCTTCCGAGGAAGGGATCATCTCGGCTCCGGAAGAGAACAGTCTGATCACCCGTATCCATGAGCAGCACCTCTCGCCCTTTCGCTTTCAGGGATGGGAAGGCAAGCGCCTGACCACATCCTTTGGCTGGAGCTATGACTTCGATAAGGGCGAGGCGGGCCGGGCCCCTCCGATACCGGAGTGGTTACTGCCGCTTCGGGGGAGGGCAGCCGCTTTTGCCGGGCTGGCCGAACTGGACCTCGTGCAGGCACTGCTGATCCGCTACGATCCAGGTGCCGGTATCGGCTGGCATCGCGATCGGCCCATCTTCGAGCATGTCATCGGCATTTCGCTGGGTGTCCCTGCAGAGATGCGCTTTCGCAAACGGCTTGAAACAGGCTTCCAGCGCGTATCGATGCCGCTGCCGCCGCGATCGATCTATCATCTGGAGGGCGAGGCCAGGCATCTGTGGGAGCACGGCATTGCCGAGATGGCGCAGACGCGCTGGTCCATCACCTTCCGCAGTCTTTCACAAAGAGGAAAGCGGGAACTCGGCGTGCCAGGATGA
- a CDS encoding lipocalin family protein, whose product MMMGKKTLAAGVLGASAVLGAWAVLSRHGPVGNKAVPEPANAVELYRYMGRWYEQFRYEASFERDMDEVTADYSLEEDGRVKVVNRGRRGGEAGRWKESVGTAKVVDAATHAKLKVSFFGPFYGDYWVLDHGDGYEWSIVSEPSGRYLWVLTRVATPSSETLQDLEGRVKALGYDWSLVRKTQQ is encoded by the coding sequence ATGATGATGGGCAAGAAGACGCTGGCCGCTGGAGTGTTGGGTGCCTCGGCAGTGCTTGGAGCATGGGCCGTTCTTTCCCGGCATGGTCCGGTCGGCAACAAGGCCGTTCCCGAGCCGGCAAATGCGGTCGAACTCTACCGCTATATGGGCCGCTGGTATGAGCAATTTCGCTACGAAGCCTCTTTCGAACGGGATATGGACGAGGTGACGGCCGACTATTCCCTTGAGGAGGATGGCAGGGTCAAGGTCGTCAACCGCGGGCGCAGGGGCGGTGAGGCCGGGCGCTGGAAGGAAAGCGTCGGGACCGCAAAGGTCGTCGATGCCGCCACCCACGCCAAACTGAAAGTCTCGTTCTTCGGCCCATTTTATGGGGATTACTGGGTTCTGGATCACGGCGACGGCTATGAATGGTCAATCGTCAGCGAGCCATCCGGCCGCTACCTCTGGGTGCTCACGCGCGTGGCGACGCCGTCGAGCGAGACGCTTCAGGATCTGGAGGGACGCGTGAAGGCACTGGGCTACGACTGGAGCCTTGTCAGAAAGACGCAGCAGTGA
- a CDS encoding SDR family NAD(P)-dependent oxidoreductase: protein MKIDLSGKTALVTGSSEGIGLASAKALAEAGATVFINGRNREKLEAAVAQIGGQARAILADLADSAGHDALVGQLPQADIVVSNAGIFQPSDFFETSDDVWERHWQLNVMAGVRLARYYLPGMENKGWGRFIFLGSESAFNIPVEMIHYGVTKTADVALARGLAKRMAGTGVTVNSVLPGPTMSEGVTAMLQKQRDKTGQSLEEAGADFVKQNRPTSILRRAATVDEVANMIVYAASPLASATTGAALRVDGGVIDTLM from the coding sequence ATGAAGATAGATCTTTCGGGCAAGACTGCCCTCGTTACCGGCTCCAGCGAAGGCATTGGCCTGGCATCCGCCAAAGCGCTAGCCGAAGCCGGCGCAACGGTGTTCATCAATGGGCGCAACCGTGAGAAGCTGGAAGCGGCAGTGGCCCAGATCGGCGGGCAAGCGCGCGCCATTCTCGCTGATCTCGCCGACAGTGCGGGCCATGATGCGCTGGTTGGCCAGCTACCGCAGGCCGATATCGTCGTCAGCAATGCGGGCATCTTCCAGCCCTCGGATTTCTTCGAGACCTCGGATGATGTCTGGGAGCGCCACTGGCAGCTCAATGTGATGGCGGGTGTGAGGCTGGCGCGATATTACCTCCCCGGCATGGAGAACAAGGGCTGGGGCCGCTTCATCTTTCTGGGATCGGAATCGGCCTTCAACATCCCTGTCGAGATGATCCATTACGGCGTCACCAAGACCGCCGATGTCGCGCTGGCCCGCGGCCTTGCCAAGCGGATGGCTGGAACAGGCGTCACGGTCAATTCGGTGCTGCCGGGGCCGACGATGTCGGAAGGCGTCACCGCCATGCTTCAGAAGCAGCGGGACAAGACCGGCCAGTCGCTGGAGGAAGCCGGTGCGGATTTCGTGAAACAGAACCGCCCGACCTCGATCCTGCGGCGCGCCGCCACCGTCGATGAGGTTGCCAATATGATCGTCTATGCTGCCTCGCCGCTGGCCTCGGCCACCACAGGCGCGGCACTGCGCGTCGATGGCGGTGTGATCGACACGCTGATGTGA